DNA from Eubalaena glacialis isolate mEubGla1 chromosome 2, mEubGla1.1.hap2.+ XY, whole genome shotgun sequence:
aacaaaaataaaaaacaagttaaTAATAAACACTTTGTTGCAACCTCAGCTCTAAAagttaaaatacatttatgaatACTATGTCATATTCTATAATATCCTTCCAAACTCAGCCTCCTAGTATTcagtagaataaatgaatttaaaaaatcacattataaaCTGGGGCCATATCTAGATTTTGGTATAGTCTTTGAAAAGCAAAACCATGTCTCTAATCTCTCAAGAAAGTCCGGAATACACAACCAAAGTCGGGAGATTTTGTCACCTAAAGAAGAATTTAACCCCTTTATAATttgtggttaaaataaaaaagaaacaggaaagaaataataGTTCCGCAGCAAACTGAATATCTGATAATAGAATTACCTTAGGGAGAGAAACTGACTCTGCTTTGATGGTCTACCATAAAAGGTTCACAGCACAGTTGTCAGTAAAAGCTAGAAAATTCTTAATGTTTCTGTGCTGAGGAACCACCTCTTGCCCCAGTCTGTCTGAAAATCAttcttctgggcctcagttccccatCAGTAAAACGAGAGGGCTGGAGTAGAATTCCCTTTTAGTATTCTCTGGTTCTTTGTTGgtggtgggttttttgtttcgttggtttttttttttttttttttttaagtgcttttcaTTTTCACCACCTAACAAACTCATTTTGAGTTCAGATTTGTAGAGGCATAAATCTTACCATAGAAACTTGCTTCACTTGTTTATATTCAATTTCATCTCGATATCCTGCGTGTTGAAATCTGTACagattttctatctcttctgACCACTTTTTGGCATGACTTACTGATTTTGGTTTCACGTCAGAACTAGCCATGGCTACAGAGGTCTTATTACCAGTTATTTCTGAAAGatgtgaaaacaacattaatagaTAACATAATAGTGACAGTTTGGGAAATCCCTTTAAGAACGGACAAaactagcatttaaaaaaaattagagcgTTAAGAATCCCATTAaatatattagatttttaaaCATTCAATTCCAAGAGTGAGAAGGATTCATGttctattttggaaataaaataaaatcaaccctGAAAGATACATAAAATTGCATTCAGAGTTACAGAGTGCTGTCCTAAATGCTGCAGACTAGTTCTGGTATTTCAGACAATAGTTTATACATTTCTGAAATCACACTCTTGGTTTTAACTGTTCAGGAGATTGTCAGAATATCCCACCACCATTTCATTTAATCATATTCAAAACTTTGTCTCCCTTTTTGTCCGTTAAGGGAATGTAAGATCAGTCTTCtcactctcttcctcttcttcttactGGGAAGCAAtggtttcttccttttccttttcttgactgTTTGGAAACATGCAGTCACTGCAGTCCGTTGACTCAGGCCACTGTGTCCCGACGTGAGAAGACAGACGGTCGACACAGTCAATGACAGCTGTGTGGCTGTCCTGACACTGAGATCCCTGACTTTAAAACAATGTagcctttaaaattaaattttcagcTCGTGTTCACATAACTGTCTAGTCACCAAACTTGTATAGCCAGTTTTCCAAAGACATAATCTTGCACTTGTTTTTTTGGCGACTTATTTTATTACCAAAATAAATCATTCATTTaccatttattattatatataatattatataatacctattatatacaatatatgtatattttaatattatataattattatgtattaatatatgttaCAGTCATTTATTAAAATCAAGTGCCCAGAATTTTCACCATGATTCCTTGAATTCATTCTTCTATTTAAATATGTTTCTATTGGCTGAAATACATTAAAATCAGACCTAATAAAGTAGGTTTCATCCTGTAAATGAAttcatattttttgaattttttcagttaTAATGGCAAATGCTTATTATGTTAAAGAAGTCAAGCAAAACATTAAAGTACAAAAAGAGAAGGCAAGATAATCATCACAACAGTTAGAAATATCCATCAGGTGAATATCATCCCAGCCAAATGATGAGTTAGAAGGACAGACTTAAAAAGTTTTATGAAAAGGAATCTTATAACAAATGCTTTAACAAGTGTAATAAATTTAGCTTTACCTGGATTTACCAGGAGGGAAaataggaaatggaaataaaattgacAGGAATTGCTGAACTTCAGATAAATGTTTCTTcagtattaaatattaaatgtttcttcAATATTAAAGATGTAGTATAAAAGTTCTCTAAATGGTTAATAAAAAAGACTGTTAGGAGACTAAGTCATTTGTTTGAAGTCCATGTATAAATCACGCACAAGTACTGAGTGATTCATTTCtaggaaaaataaggaaattggtCTTAtgcttcctcccacctcctctcgaATTGTGTTACATAAGTAACATTCTAAAGGTTATGACATTGACATTCTATTCTGAAACCATAATTCCCACAGTTGTTCAGACTTAGCTCCGTGTTTAAATGAAGTCATTTGAGTCACCCTGTTCTCACTCTGATGATGGTAGCAACCACCTAAGTGGATATATCATTAGAATTGTTGTTTGCATTTTTTCCCAtgtgcatgctaacacatatattgatgagaatgaagaaaattaagGTATTGTtactatttgatttttaaaacattttgatgcttatttattaatttaggtTCAGGCTCATGTTGTAATTTAAGGCAGTACATTGTTATGTTATTgtataaatttatgtaaaatttgGAAAACCTGACACAACAAGACATAAGCCATATTTCAGTCAAACTTTGTCCTTCAACTGCATTCATTTTAATGGGAGGTTGACTGCTTCATTGCTGCACATACACTAATTATGACCAATAAGTGAGTTGGACATATGTGGTACAGCCTGATGATCCattaacatatataattatatattttatatatatatacatatatatatattccacaggaAAATGACACTAACATGGAAGAAAAAAGGTGCAAATTCAGGgtattaaaaatactttcaaaatgagtcatgtttttatatgaatttagtggctgtaatatttaatattggttttacagttttctcagaGCAGTGATACTATCTTAATTTTTGTTTCACCCAAGCCATTTCTGCTTGAGGCTTGGCTTTttgatatataataaaatacttttatttactcATAGTCATTCAAAAAGTATTTTCCTAAATGTTATCTATGTAACCTTTcatcattttcaaacatttaataGAGCAGAAAAATATGCTGCATTCAGCTTAACTGCTGGGGAAATCGCCATTTTTCTCAGTAGAAATATGCATCCCCCTAAACatatccctggcagtccagtggttagggctctgtgcttccacttcagggggcacgggttcaatccctgcgcaggggaactaagatcccacatgccacacggccaaataaataaataaacaaacatatcaGGCATTTCAATACTCTGCTTTCCCAAAATATCTAAAGGGAACGTGAGTGTATTTTCACCATAAGAGGAACCCTAGTGGCTATACTATATGGTGATGGTGTAAATTCTTTTGGTCTCTCTTACCACTTACTACTTATTAAAAACAGAATGCAACtaaaaataggaaagatcaaCTTAAAATTCCTTAAAGATTTCCGTGATTCCCAGAAATTCACTGGCAGCACTAATTCTGCTGGTAGACTTCAGCACTGTGAAAGTTAGTGGTTTCTTTAACGACAGCTGtggcaaaaaataatttatataaaatacatttgacCTCTGTAATACTAAGCTGTGTCTGGAAAAACAGGAAATGGCAATGCCTGACTCTCTAGTTTgcaaaaatcaaattttattaaaCAGTATTAGGGTTTATGTGGGTATTTAAAAATCCCACCAATATTAAGTCCGTGACAATCTGAGGTTTTAATCTAACAGAAGCCTTTGATGTAATCTCAAACTCCCTTCTATGCAAAAAGCCATCACCTTCTTCTAGCTCTGAAAAGTGCTTTTACTTTTATAGTCGTATTAAAACCCCAAGAGCTATCAGAAAGGctaatcttccatttctttccccattttattttttctattcctaGACACAGCAGAATACGGCGGAGGGGCCCTTTAACTAGCATGTAACCTGGGCCAAGTCAGTTCACTCTCGCGGGCCTCTGCTTCCTGAACTGAGTAGAGGTCTCACTAGATTATCTCTACAATTCTTACACTTCCCTTCCCAAAGTTTTTGGGGGTTCAGCTGAACAACAGAATTGGTTTCCATAACAGGCCTTGGTGGTCCATGGTCCAGGTGTGCTAGTGTGCATCTGCACAGCAGAAAGCCCCTCCTTTCGGGGACCCCGCGAGCTGACCGATGGGGCTTCTCTGGTccctcaaactttttttttttttccttccagaaatcAACAATCACGTCTGTAAGGTAAAATCTGCCTAGAGAAGGCTGAGATGGAGAAAGTATCCTAAAACCTGGGGATCAAATGACTGACCTGCAGGGAACTCAGAAAGGAGCCCCCAGAATCGAGACCCCTAAAGACAAAGGGGGCGCGGAAACTACGGAGACTCGAAATTAAAGACCCTTCCTGAAAAAGAGGAAACGAGAAAAAAGAGGAGCGAGGCGGACAGATCTCAGGTACCCTGAAGGAGCTGCGGGGCAGAAGGGGCGGAGCCTGGGCTTCGGGGCGGGGCCTGGCAGGCAcaggggcggggcgggcaggGTCCGACCCCGCAGCGACGCGCCCACTCACCCGTGGGTCCTGCTCGCCCGGGTAACCTTCGCTCGGCCATCCTTGAGAGGCCGGGGCGCCCCGCCTGGGAGCTCGCCAGCGAGCCCGGCGGTGCTCGTGTTCTCCACTCGGGATccatgggctgggctgggccagcgAGAGGCCAACTGTAGCGGCCTCGGCGACACTCGCTTCGCCTGGCAACGCCCAGCGCAGCTCGAGCGCTTAACTCCTTCAGGCCCCTTTGTGCTCactcaggccccgccccctccgaACGGGCCTTTGTGCGCAAGCGCGTGGGTGGAGCCTTGCAACTTCCCAAGCCCACTTCGAGGTGGAGAGAAGCCTGCTTGCCGCTGCATGAATCACAGACGGAATTCCCTAAAAAAGCCGATCAGAGAACAGAGACCATTGGTGCGTCTGGTCCCTGATGGTAGATACCTCCTATCTGTCCCACCTCTTCTTATTTTGTTGGAATTAAATGAGCCAATCCATAGGGtcgagcacagtgcctgacaattAGTAAACCTATGATAAATGACACCTATAGCTTTATCTTTTCCCAACATTACCTACATTATTAATCATTTAAAAGACTGCCTATTTACTTATAACTCCCAAATTTATTTCCTTAGCCCAGATCTCTGTCTAAATTCTAAACTCGTATAACCAACGTGTATTCAACGTCTATCTGGTTGTCCAAAACAACCACCCTCCAAACACCCACCCTCAAACCTGCCCCTTCCACAGTCTCCCCCTTTCGGTAGGTGGTCCCTAGAGTCCACTTTCTCTGGCCCTCCATCAGCAAAATATCCATCCATCTGCAAAACCTGTTGGCTCTACTGATCCCATCCAGCGCAAGCCACCATCACTTTTCCCCCTCTGGTTATTGCAATAGTTCCCAACAGGCTTCTCTTGTCCCCTGCAGTCTATTCTCAACAAAACAATAGGTTCGATCTTGTTAAAACCTAAACAAGATTATGTCATTTCTCTTCTCCCAATCCTGCAATGGCTTCCCGTTTTACAGAGTAAAAACCAACAAAGCCCTACAAGATTTGCACGCAATCCCTCCTCCCTTGCTCTGGAGCCCGGGATCActttgctccagccacactggcttggCTGTTCCTCACCCTGCTCCCACATTAAGGATTTAGATGtagctgcttcctctgcctggaatggtcTTCCTGCATTTATCCCCTTAGCTaactgccttgttttcaagtcttTGTTGATATCTCAACTTGCCCATCCCAATCCCTGTAGCTCTCTCTTCCCATCATGTTCTCTATCTGTCTTACTATGTTCTAGTGTTTCTTTTTTCCACAAGACTTATCACCTTCTAATATACTATTTATAttgcttgtttcttctttttccttttcttagcataatgcttttttATATTGcttgtttcttaattttattatttatctttcacTAGAATGTAGTTTCCATCAAGCGAGAGATCTTGTTAACTAAATTCCTAGAACAGTGCTTAGCACTCAGTAGGTACTAAAACAATATATtctgaataaatatatttcactACCACTGCCACTATGATGCTGTGGAAGCAGTACAGCATGGTGCCTAGGACATTGGCATCTAGggcatgaccttggatttgaatCTGGGTTTAACTACTTAAACTaagtttccttaactgtaaaatgaagacaaaaactGTACCTATCtgatggggttgttgtgaggatgaagaaataaatatacaCCTAAATGTATTTAGGACAGCATCTGGAACTGCATAAATGATGtcaatagatattattatttccactAGAACGTGCGTTCCATTACCGCATGGGCTTGGTTTGGCTCACTGCTGAATCTTTagtgtctagaacagtgtctagcacatagtagatggtcaacaagtatttgttaaatgaaaaaatgaattctCACTATCACATTTCCTGGAGTGTTGCAGTACCTTCCTACCCAGACGCCCAGCCCCAGACTGAGTGGTCTTTCTAAACTTgaatccagtggttctcaaactttagcatgtatcagaatcccCTAGAGGGAAGGTGTGTTAAAACAGActgccatgggacttccctggtggtccagtggttaagactccgcgcttccagtgcaagggggtgcgggttccatccatggtcggggaactaagaccccacatgccaagTGGcacggccaaacaaacaaacaaacaaaacaaacaaaaaaaacccccaaaagacTGTTGGGcgcatccccagagtttctgattcagtaggtctgggctggggtagagaattttcatttctaaccCATTTCCAAATACTATTGGTGATGTTCTTCCAGGTGTCATATTTTGAGAAATACTGCTCTAATCTCACCTGTCACTGCCTTTTTTCAAACCACCCTGGCTTGCCACTGTCACTCAAGTTAGAGTTTCAACTCCTTGGCTTGGTGTACAAGACCTTCTTGATCTGGTcctttccttaaaataattttcttattgaGGTGCAGTTGATGTACAagattatataagtttcaggtgtacaacatagtgattcacaatatttaaatgttatactccacttatggttattataaaatctTGGCTATAGtctctgtgttatacaatatatccttgtagcttgtttattttatacatagtagtttgtacctcttaatcccctacccctatcttgcccctgcctacttccctctccctactggtaaccactagtttgttctctatatctgtgagtctgttgcttttttgttatattcactagtttaaaaaaattttttagattctacaaataagcgatatcatacagtatttgtctttctctatctaccttatttcacttagcataatgccctccaagtccatccatgttgttgcaaatgacaaaatttcattctctttttatggctgagttcattatatatctatctatctatctatctcacatcttctttacccattcatctgttgatggacacttaggttgcttccatatcttggcaattgtaaataatgctgctatgaaccttgGAGTGCattatcttttcgaattagtgggttttttttttttttttttggatatatacccaggagtggaattgctgggtcatatgagagttctatttttagttttttgagaaacttccatactattttccacagtggctgcaccaatttacattcccaccaacagtgtacaagggatctcttttctccacatcttcaccaatatttatttgtgttctttttgacgaTAGTCGttctggtgtaaggtgatatctcattgtggtactaatttgcatttctctgttgattaatgatgttgagcatcttttcatgtccctgttggccatctgtatgtcttctttggaaaaatgtctgttcaggtcttctgcccgtttttaaattggattgtttggtttttttgctgttgagttgtatgagccatttaaatattttgtatattaaccccttataggtCGTattacttgcaaatattttctcccatttagtaggttatCTTTTGggcttgttgatggtttcctagctgtgcaaaagtttttaagcttaattaggtcccatctgtttattttgcttttatttcctttgctttaggagacagaccTCCAAAAACATTgtgacaatctttttttttaatttatcatttatttatttatttggctgcattgggtctaagttgctgcacgcgggctttctctagttgtggcgagcgggggctgctctttgttgtggtacacgggcttctcattgcagtggcttctcttgttgtggagcacgggctctaggcgcacgggcttcagtagttgtggcgtgtgggctgagtagttgtggctcgcgggctctagagcacaggctcagtagttgtggtgcacgggcttagctgctccacggcatgtgggatcttcccggaccagggctcaaacccgtgtcccctgcattggcaggcggattcttaaccactgtgccaccagggaggtcccacattgtgacaatttatgtcagagtgttacgcctatgttttcttctaggagtcttatggtttctggtcttacatttaggtctttaatctactttgagttatttttgtatatgatgttagaagtgttctaatttcattttttacatgtagctgtccagttttcccaacaccaccattgaagagactgttttttctccattgtatatccttgcctcctttgttgtagattaattaaccataagtgtgtgatttatttctgggctctctgtcctgttccactgatctatgtgtctgttcttgtgccagtatcatactgttttgattactgtagttttgttgtccagtctgaagtcagggagtgtgattcctccagctctgttctttctcaagtttgttttggctatcagggtcttttgtgtttccatacaaattttaaaactatttgttatagttctgtgaaaaatgcccttgatattttgatagggattgctttgaatctgtagattgccttgggtagcatggtcattttaacaatattaattcttccagtccatgaacacagtatatctttccatctgtttgtgtcgtcttcaatttctttcatcactgtcttatagttttccaagaacaggttttttacctccttcagtaggtttattcctaggtattttattctttttgatgtgattgtaaatgggattgtttccttaatttctctgtccaatagctcattgttagtgtacagaaatgcaactgatttctgtttattaattttatgtcctggaactttaccaaattcattgatgagctctagtagttttctagtggcatctttaggattttctatgtatagtatcatgtcatttgtaaacagcaacagttttacttcttctttccaatttggattccttttatttctttttcttgtctgattgttgtggctaggactcccaatactatgttgaataaaagtggcaagagcgggcaaccttgtcttctccctgatcttagaggaaatgctttcagcttttcacctttgcgtttgatgttagctgtgggctcgttatatatggcctttattatgttgaggcatgttccctctatgcccactttctggagggttcttatcataaatggatgttgaattttatcaaaagcttttcattgagacaattatatgatttttattcttcaatttgttaatgtggtatatcacattgatttgtggatattgaaaaatatttgcatccgtgggataaatcccacttgatcatgctatctgatccttttaatgtaacgttggattcagtttgttaatattttgttgaggatttttgcatctatgctcctcagtgatactggtctgtaattttcttttttgtgatatctttggttttggcatcagggcgatgctggccttgtagaataagtttggaagcattcctccctctgcaattttttggaataggttgagaaggttaggtgttaactcttttgtaaatgtttggtagaattcacctgtgaagccatctggccctggacttttggggagtttcctttttattattactgattcagtttcattactggcaattggtctgttcatattttctatttcttccgggttcagtcttgagagattgtgcatttctaggaatttgtccatttcttctaggttgtccatactattggcatatagttgttcgtAGTACTCTCTTATAACCCTTGGTATTTTTGTGGTATCGGTTGTAActtctcatctttcatttctgattttattgatttgggccctcatgcttttttttcttgatgagtctggctaaagacttatcaatcttgtttatcttttcaaagagtcagatcattgatcttttcaattttttttttttagtctctatttcatttatttctcctctgatctttataatttctttccttctactaactttgggttttgtttgttcttctttttctagttcttttaggtataaggataggttgtttatttgagatttttcttatttcctgaaataagcttgtattgctataaacttccctcttagagctgcttttgcttcattccatagattttggatcattgtgttttcgttttcatttgtctccaggtattttttgatttcctctttgatttcttcagtgatcctttggttgcttagtagcatattgtttagcttccaagtgcttgtggttttttttcttgtagttgatttctagtctcatagcatagtggtaagaaaagatgcttgatatgatttcagttttcttaaatgtactgttgcttgttttatggcctagcttgtgatctatcctggaaaatgttcatatgcacttgaaaaaaatgtgtattctgctacgtttggatggaatgctctataaaaatcaattaattaagtccatctggtctagtgcatcatttaaggccagtgtttccttattgattttctgtctggatgatctgtctattgatttaactggggtgttaaagtcccctattatcattgtgttactgtcttttctccctttatatctgttaatatttgctttatgtatttagatgcTCCAACATTGTGTGTCTAtgtacttacaattgttataatttcttcttggatagaccccttgatcattatgtattatccttccttgtctcttgtaacagcctttattttaaatttattttgtctgatataagtattgctactccggctttcttttgatttccatttggatggaatacctttttctatcccctcactttcaatctgtgtgtgtctttaggtcTGAAGTGACTCTTTACAGGCAGCATATATAAGAGTCTTGTTTTGATATCCAATCagctactctatgtcttttgattggagcatttagtccatttacatttaaggtaattattgatatatatgttcttattgccattttgttaattgtttgggagttgtttttgtaggtcttttttttccttcttcttttgttctcttgtgatttgatgattatctttagtgttatatttggattcctttttccttttttatgtgtatctattatagatatttggtttgtggttaccatgaggttttaaaataaataaataaatgtgtgtgtgtgattgttttaagttgctgatctcttaatttcaaatgcatcttAAACAactctgcatttgtactctcttcCCCTCACACTTActatttttgatatcatatttaatttctaactgttttgtgtatctcttaactgcatattgtggatatagatgattttacttatGTTATCTTTTAACTTTCCTACTgtctttgtgtgtggatgattcactacctttactgtatgtttgcctttactgatgagctttttgcttttataattttcagatttCCAGATGTGgcctattctttttctcttagagaagttcctttaacatttcttgtaaagctggcttggtggtggtgaactcttagcttttgcttgtctgtaaagattttgacctctccatcaaatctgaatgagagccttgctgtagagtattcttggttgtagattttcccctttcatcactttaaatatattgtgccactccttctggcctgcagaatatCTGCTGAAATGTCATCTGGTAGCCTTATCAGAGTTCTCTTGTACATTACTTGttattttcccttgctgcttttaatattctctctttatgtttaatttttgccattttaattacaatgtgtcttggtgtgttcctctttgggtaaatcctgtatgggtctctctgtgcttcctggacttggatgtctgtttcctttcccaggttagggaagttttcagctgctACATCTTCAAGTATGTTCTCAGCCcctttatctctttcttcttctgggacccctgtaatgtgaatattagtgt
Protein-coding regions in this window:
- the MEIG1 gene encoding meiosis expressed gene 1 protein homolog encodes the protein MDPEWRTRAPPGSLASSQAGRPGLSRMAERRLPGRAGPTEITGNKTSVAMASSDVKPKSVSHAKKWSEEIENLYRFQHAGYRDEIEYKQVKQVSMVDRWPETGYVKKLQRRDNTFYYYNRQRECDDKEVHKVKIYAY